From the Desulfobacterales bacterium genome, the window GCGGGATAGTTGGGTCACGGGATGGCGGGTTAAACTACTGCGGGATTTGCGGGGTCACTCATTCTGGGACGTAGCAGGTATTGATGTTGGCGGAGAAGTGAAAGGCTTTCACGCCGTGGCGCTGCGGGGTGAAATTTTCATGGATAAAACGACCACTACCAATCCTTCTGGGATTGTCAATTGGTGCCTTGACCACAGTGCCACGGTTGTTTCAGTGGATGCCCCCTGCGGATGGAGTCAAACTGGATCGTCCCGTCAGGCTGAACGCGAGTTGGAGCTGTTAGGGAAAAAGATATATTGCTTCGCGACGCCTACGCGCGAATGCTCAGAAAATTACGACAAGGGATTTTACGATGTCGTACCGGCCTGCCGCGCCGAGTAATTTTTACCAGCGAAAAACTACCTTGATAATCCTCAGCAGTTTCGATTTCTGGTAGCTGATTACTATGATGGGGACACAATTAGGTCGAATATCAATAGATAGATAGAAAATTAAAATTTGATGGGCATATCGAAAGTTCTTTGAGATCGAGAGGAATCTGACAAATGGATATTATTTCTGCAATGAAGGAACGAAGAAGCGTCAGGGCCTTTAGCGACAAACCGGTATCGCGGGAGGACATTGAAACTGTAATTGCCGCAGCCGGTCTGGCGCCTTCCGCCATTAACCTGCAGCCATGGGAGTTTATCGTCACCTACGGTGAAGAAAAAGAGCGCCTCGTTCGCCGCTTGAAGAAAGCCCATGCGGAAAGAAAGGTTTCCTGCGGACCGGGCACCGCCAAACCATTGCCGCAAAAATACACCGAGCGAAGCCGTAAGGCTTTGGCGGTAATGGAACCTAAAATCTCGCAAACCGGAATGCCGTTTAACCGGTTTATCGAGGATGGAAGCTGTTCTTTTTACGGGGCACCCATCGCCATTATCGTTGCGATCGACAGGGTTTTTCCTTCTATCCGCTACCTGGACGTGGGGATGAGCGTGTCCTATCTGTTGCTGGCCGCTCAGGCCAAGGGTCTGTCCACCTGTCCCATCGGTCTGATTGTCGCATATGCCGATGACATTGTCGATGTACTCAATATATCAAGCGAAAAGGAAATTCTCCTGGGGATTTCCATGGGATATGCCGATCAAACCGCCCCGGCAAACGATTTTAAGACCGGACGGGAGGATTTAAGCAAAATACTCAGCTGGTATGAGTGATTGGGAAGCTGCGAGGCTATGAGGCTGGGAGGCGAATGCGCCTATGAGCTGATAAGCTGATGAGCGGTTAACCAGGAGGGAGTTTGAAATGCCGATACTGTTTGAGAAAACGAGGATAAATTCGCTGGCGCTGAAAAACCGTTTTGTGCGCTCCGCCACCTGGGAGGGGATGGCGCATAAGGATGGCGCCTGCAGCCGGCGTCTGATCGATCTGATGGCTGAACTGGCCCGGGGCGGTGTCGGTCTGATCATCAGCAGCCACGCTTTTGTATTACCCCAAGGGCAGGCAAGTCCCTGGCAGGTCGGGGCTTACGGCGATGAACTCCTTCCGGGGTTAACCCGGCTGGCCCAGGCCGTCCATGACAACGGCGGCAAGATCCTATTGCAACTGGCGCATGCCGGCTGCCATGCGGATACAGAATTGACCGGACAGCCGCCCATGGGCCCATCGGCCCTCAATAACGATCCAGGCGAATCCTGCCGGGAAATGAACGTTGCAGAAATCGATCAAACTGTCATTGCATTCGGCCGGGCCGCTGCAAGGGCCAAGCGGGCCGGTTTTGACGGCGTTCAGATTCACGCAGCGCACGGATACCTGCTGAGTCAGTTTTTGTCCCCTTTTTATAACAAACGCACGGATCACTATGGCGGCAGTATCGCCAATCGCTCCCGGATCGTGCTGGATGTTTTGAAATCCATTCGCAACCAAACGGACAACCATTTTCCGGTCATGATCAAGATGAATTCCGAGGATTATCTTGAGACCGGGTTGACGATGTCTGAAATGCTGCAGACGGCAAAGCGGCTGCAGCAGGCGGGGATCGATGCCGTTGAACTGAGCGGCGGCACAAAGTTTTCCGGAAAACTCAATCCGATCCGCAGCGGCAAAATCAATCCGGAAAATGAAGCATTTTATAAAGAAGCGGCAGGGGCTTTCAAGGAATCCATTTCAGTTCCGCTGCTGCTGGTGGGCGGCATTCGTTCCTATGGGGTTGCCCAAGGGTTGGTTGAGGCCGGGCTGGCGGACTATATTTCTCTGTGCCGCCCCCTTATCAGGGAGCCTGGTCTTGTTAAAAGGTGGCAGAGCGGTGATACCGGCAAATCCATGTGCCGGTCGGACAACCTGTGCTTCCGCCCGGCCCGTGAGGGAAAAGGGATCTATTGCGTCAGAAGTGAAAAAGAACAGCAACATGAAATCCTTTGATCCCCTGAATACGCCTCTGACCGGAACCAACCTCATCGAAGCAAGTGCGGGCACCGGTAAAACTCACGCCATCGAAGGCCTGTTTCTGCGGCTCTTAATTGAGCTGCGGCTTTCCGTTGAAGAGATCCTTGTGGTAACCTTTACCAAAGCCGCCACCGAAGAGCTGAAGAATCGGATTCGCACACGCCTGACAGCAGTCCAGGCGGCTTTGGCCCAAGGGTCCAGTGACGACCTCCTGATCAATGCGCTGATACAGAAAAACAGGGGGGAGATCCGGCAACTGCTTCAAAACGCGTTGATGAATTTTGATCAGGCCGCGATCTTTACCATCCACGGCTTTTGTCAGCGGATCCTGCATGAGCATGCCTTTGAAACCGGCAGCCTGTTTGATACCGAACTCATTACCGACCAAAGGGATTTGCTGCGTGGGATTGCAGACGACTTCTGGCGGAATCATTTTTACAGGACGGTCCCGGAGGTCGTCCACTACGCCATAGAAAAACTCAAGGGTCCGGAGTATTTTTTGAAACTGATGGAACGATGGCAGGCAACAGACATAAAGATCGTTCCAAGGGTTGCAAAACCTTTCTGGCAAAGCCTTCCGCCTTATCGCGCCGTCTTTGAAAAACTCCGGAACGCCTGGCCTGAATCCCGTGCGGCCGTTGCTGAAGCGTTCAATAGTCCGTCATTAAAGGACAATATCTACGGCAGCCTTAAGTTAAATAAAACCGGCGCGGAACATTCTGTCCGTGAAATCAAAGTGATGGCCCTGCTTTCGGAAATGGACGGATTCAGCAGCTCTCCCGGATATGTCGCCACGATTTTCAAGGATATTGATAAATTTACAACGACAAAGCTGCTGCGGTCCGTTAAATCCGGCCGGCCGGCGCCCCATTTAACATTTTTTGATCTATGCGACGAATTGGTCCAAAAAAAGGACGCCCTTGCTGCTGAACTTGAAACCTATCTGCTGTATTTAAAAACAGAATTTTTTCAATATGCTGATCGTGAACTGTCTATCCGCAAAAAAGAAAATAATGTTCAGTTTTTTGACGATTTGCTGCTGAAGGTCAAAAACGCCCTGGCGGATACAGCCGGCAATAGCCTTGCAGCGGCGATTCGACGCAAATATAAAGCAGCCCTTGTGGACGAATTTCAGGATACGGACCCGGTCCAGTATGATGTTTTTTCCCGTTTATTTTCATCTGAAGACCATGTGCTTTTCATGATCGGCGATCCGAAGCAGGCCATTTACGGTTTTCGCGGCGCCGATATTTTCACTTACATGCGGGCCTCCCGTACCGCCCCCCGAAAATATACCTTGACGGAAAACTGGCGTTCGGAGCAGGGGATGATCAACGCCGTAAACACAATGTTCCAAAGGGTTAAATCACCCTTTTTGTTCAGAGATATCGGTTTTTCAAAAGGGACATCGGGCAGGCAAAACATTTCCGCTGGTGATACGCCTAAACCGGCCATGACCATCTGGCATCTCAAGGGAGATGCGGGTAAACCCATATCCAAAAAGAATGCCACGGAAATTGTCGCAGCCCAAGTTGCCGCTGAAATCGTCCACCTTCTGAACGCAGAACCGGAACCGATTGCCGCCGGCGATATGGCCGTTCTCGTCCGAACGAATCGTCAGGCCCAATTAATCAAAACGGTTTTGTCCCAGGCTCGCGTGCCGGCTGTCCTCTACAGCACCGGTAATATTTTTAGATCCCATGAGGCCATGGAAATGGAAAGGCTCCTGGCGTCTGTCTCAGAGCCGATGAATGATCGCAGGCTGCGGGCGGCGCTTGTCACGGACATGATGGGGGGCAGCGCCGAAATGATTTGCCGTTTGGAAGAGGGGACAACCGAATGGGAATCCAGACGGTTGCGCATGCGGGAATATTATCATTTATGGGAAAAGCATGGATTCATGCGGATGATGCGTCAAATGCTCATCAATGAAGAAATCAGGACCCGCTTGCTGACCTTCCCTGATGGCGAACGCCGCCTGACCAATGTCCTGCACCTGGCGGAACTTCTCCAGCATGAATCAACAGAGAATAAAAAAGGGTTGACCGCACTCATCAAGTGGCTGGCTGAACAACGCAAAGATTCAACACCCGGAATGGAAACGCATCAGCTTCGCCTTGAGAGTGATGCGGATGCCATAAAAATCGTTACCATTCATAAAAGCAAAGGCCTGGAGTATCCGGTGGTGTTCTGCCCCTTTCTGTGGGATGGGTCATTATCGCAAAAAGAGGAATTATTCTTTCACGATCCGGTTGACGAAGGCATGACCCTCGATCTTTCCGCTGATAAAGATGCAGCGCATCTGTCTATTTCAGCAAGAGAACTGTTGGCGGAAAACATCCGGCTGCTTTACGTTGCAATCACACGCGCCAAAAAACGGTGCTATCTGGCATGGGGTCGTATCAATACCGCCGAAACCGCTCCCCTGGCGTATTTGTTTCATCATGCCCCAGACGGCCCTGACGAGGACATTGTTGCCGCACTGCACAGGGAGATTTCCCAGAAAAGCGATGCGGAGATTAACCGTGATTTACATAAACTTGCCGAAAGTTCCGCGGGGAGTGTTGAAATCGTTGAATTGCCGGAACGGCCTGTCGCCGGCAGCCTGACAGTTTCTCCGAAAGGCTCCGGGAAGCTGCACTGTCGAACTTTCAGCGGGAAAATCGATTGGGGCTGGCGGGTTTTAAGCTATTCTACATTGGTTTCCCAGGCGGTTCCAACAGAGACATTGCCGGATCGGGACGCTACTGTTACAACCCGGCCGGAAACGGGTGCTGAATTGGCGCAGCGAAATATTTTTTCATTTCCCAAAGGGGGACACGCCGGAAATTTTTTTCACGATATTTTTGAGAACTTTGATTTCAACAACACCGATGACGCCTATTGCAGCCGACTGGTGGAGATTAAACTGGCTGAGTATGGGTTCGAACCGGCATGGAAGGAAACCGTCTGCCGCACGATCCAGAATGTTGTCTCCTTGCCCCTGAAGGGTAATGGCAGTGACTTTACCCTGTCCGTAATTCCGAAAAGCGACCGGCTGCATGAACTGGAATTCTATTTTCCGCTGGCATCGTTATCACCGCGAAAGTTAAAAAGGGTATTTAAGGATTGCGGTATTGCCGATGTCCCGGACCAGTTTCCAGAAGGTTTTGAGAATTTGGTTTTTGCGCCGGTCAAGGGTTTTATGAAAGGTTTCATGGACCTGGTTTTTCGCTTTCAGGACCGCTTTTATCTCATTGACTGGAAATCAAATTTTCTGGGACCGACCCTTCAGGATTATCGACGCTCAGCACTTGTCAATGTCATGCGGAACGAATTGTATTTTCTGCAATATCAAATCTATACCCTGGCCGTTCACCAATACCTTCAGCGCCGGATAGCCGGTTATCGATATGAAAAAAATTTTGGCGGCGTTTTCTATATTTTTCTGCGTGGCGTGGCGCCGGTTCAAGGGATGGAATTCGGCATCTTTAGGGACATTCCACCGCCGGATTCGGTTTACGCATTGGCAAAGGCACTCATCCCCTGAAATTATCAAATTTATGAAAAATCTTATAAGCAAATTATATCAATATACAATATTTAACGAAATTGATATTCGGTTTGCCGAATTTATTTGCAAATTGGATGGCAATGAAGATGGGGTTATATTCCTGAGCGCCGCTCTTGTGAGCAGCGTAACCGGCGGCGGGGACATCTGCATGGATTTAGATCGCTACGCCCAAAGGGTAGTGGTCGCATCTACGGACACCTGCGGACCGGTCGCCTGCCCGGAATTATCGGTTTGGCGGGAAAAGCTTACGGCCAGCACTGTTGTCGGCAGGCCGGGCGACCATAGACCCCTCATCCTTGACAGCCAAAACCGCTTGTATTTATATCGATACTGGGAGTATCAGCAAAAACTGGCGGATGGCATCAGGCGAAAAGCGTCAAACAAAATGAGTGGGGTGAACCTGGCTGTTCTGAAGGACGGCTTGAAACGGCTTTTCAAGTCATCAGCACCGCTCATTGACTGGCAGCAAATCGCAGCGATGGCAGCTGTTCTAAACCGTTTCAGCGTCATTTCCGGCGGGCCCGGCACCGGCAAAACTTATCTGGTGGCAAAAATTTTAGCACTCC encodes:
- a CDS encoding DUF429 domain-containing protein, with the translated sequence RDSWVTGWRVKLLRDLRGHSFWDVAGIDVGGEVKGFHAVALRGEIFMDKTTTTNPSGIVNWCLDHSATVVSVDAPCGWSQTGSSRQAERELELLGKKIYCFATPTRECSENYDKGFYDVVPACRAE
- a CDS encoding nitroreductase, whose protein sequence is MDIISAMKERRSVRAFSDKPVSREDIETVIAAAGLAPSAINLQPWEFIVTYGEEKERLVRRLKKAHAERKVSCGPGTAKPLPQKYTERSRKALAVMEPKISQTGMPFNRFIEDGSCSFYGAPIAIIVAIDRVFPSIRYLDVGMSVSYLLLAAQAKGLSTCPIGLIVAYADDIVDVLNISSEKEILLGISMGYADQTAPANDFKTGREDLSKILSWYE
- a CDS encoding NADH:flavin oxidoreductase, producing the protein MPILFEKTRINSLALKNRFVRSATWEGMAHKDGACSRRLIDLMAELARGGVGLIISSHAFVLPQGQASPWQVGAYGDELLPGLTRLAQAVHDNGGKILLQLAHAGCHADTELTGQPPMGPSALNNDPGESCREMNVAEIDQTVIAFGRAAARAKRAGFDGVQIHAAHGYLLSQFLSPFYNKRTDHYGGSIANRSRIVLDVLKSIRNQTDNHFPVMIKMNSEDYLETGLTMSEMLQTAKRLQQAGIDAVELSGGTKFSGKLNPIRSGKINPENEAFYKEAAGAFKESISVPLLLVGGIRSYGVAQGLVEAGLADYISLCRPLIREPGLVKRWQSGDTGKSMCRSDNLCFRPAREGKGIYCVRSEKEQQHEIL
- the recB gene encoding exodeoxyribonuclease V subunit beta gives rise to the protein MKSFDPLNTPLTGTNLIEASAGTGKTHAIEGLFLRLLIELRLSVEEILVVTFTKAATEELKNRIRTRLTAVQAALAQGSSDDLLINALIQKNRGEIRQLLQNALMNFDQAAIFTIHGFCQRILHEHAFETGSLFDTELITDQRDLLRGIADDFWRNHFYRTVPEVVHYAIEKLKGPEYFLKLMERWQATDIKIVPRVAKPFWQSLPPYRAVFEKLRNAWPESRAAVAEAFNSPSLKDNIYGSLKLNKTGAEHSVREIKVMALLSEMDGFSSSPGYVATIFKDIDKFTTTKLLRSVKSGRPAPHLTFFDLCDELVQKKDALAAELETYLLYLKTEFFQYADRELSIRKKENNVQFFDDLLLKVKNALADTAGNSLAAAIRRKYKAALVDEFQDTDPVQYDVFSRLFSSEDHVLFMIGDPKQAIYGFRGADIFTYMRASRTAPRKYTLTENWRSEQGMINAVNTMFQRVKSPFLFRDIGFSKGTSGRQNISAGDTPKPAMTIWHLKGDAGKPISKKNATEIVAAQVAAEIVHLLNAEPEPIAAGDMAVLVRTNRQAQLIKTVLSQARVPAVLYSTGNIFRSHEAMEMERLLASVSEPMNDRRLRAALVTDMMGGSAEMICRLEEGTTEWESRRLRMREYYHLWEKHGFMRMMRQMLINEEIRTRLLTFPDGERRLTNVLHLAELLQHESTENKKGLTALIKWLAEQRKDSTPGMETHQLRLESDADAIKIVTIHKSKGLEYPVVFCPFLWDGSLSQKEELFFHDPVDEGMTLDLSADKDAAHLSISARELLAENIRLLYVAITRAKKRCYLAWGRINTAETAPLAYLFHHAPDGPDEDIVAALHREISQKSDAEINRDLHKLAESSAGSVEIVELPERPVAGSLTVSPKGSGKLHCRTFSGKIDWGWRVLSYSTLVSQAVPTETLPDRDATVTTRPETGAELAQRNIFSFPKGGHAGNFFHDIFENFDFNNTDDAYCSRLVEIKLAEYGFEPAWKETVCRTIQNVVSLPLKGNGSDFTLSVIPKSDRLHELEFYFPLASLSPRKLKRVFKDCGIADVPDQFPEGFENLVFAPVKGFMKGFMDLVFRFQDRFYLIDWKSNFLGPTLQDYRRSALVNVMRNELYFLQYQIYTLAVHQYLQRRIAGYRYEKNFGGVFYIFLRGVAPVQGMEFGIFRDIPPPDSVYALAKALIP